A section of the Echeneis naucrates chromosome 12, fEcheNa1.1, whole genome shotgun sequence genome encodes:
- the surf2 gene encoding surfeit locus protein 2, which yields MDELPKDLRAFLLNHPFLQFTDGKKIKCSLNGHELPCNLTELQKFTQGKKYEKLSAAAQFNYSQYEPHIVQSTKQPNQLFCKLTLRHLNRQPHHVLRHVNGKRYKKALSKYEECVKQGTEFVPVRLRQKKPKDIGEEVGRGRASKHGGSMWEPSSSDEGHSDSEDSMSDLYPSSLFTLKNSAEVSMEDNGDEEEDDLKTDEDEVMEVEKQVVQKRKKVQSGGFQKKFRNNHWKSGRKKHGKVKNGK from the exons ATGGACGAGTTACCAAAAGACCTGAGAGCATTTCTTCTCAACCACCCGTTTCTTCAGTTCACAGATGGCAAAAAG ATAAAATGCTCATTGAACGGCCACGAGCTTCCTTGCAACCTGACGGAGCTGCAGAAGTTCACTCAAGGGAAGAAATATGAGAAACTGAGTGCTGCAGCACAGTTCAACTATAGCCAATATGAACCACATATCGTGCAAAGCACCAAACAACC caaTCAGCTCTTCTGTAAGCTCACTCTCAGACATCTCAACAGGCAGCCACACCACGTCCTCAGACATGTCAATGGGAAACGCTACAAGAAAGCCCTGTCTAAAT ATGAAGAGTGTGTGAAGCAGGGGACTGAATTTGTTCCAGTCAGACTCAGACAGAAAAAGCCCAAAGACATTGGAGAAGAGGTCGGTCGTGGCAGGGCTTCAAAACATGGAGGCAGCATGTGGGAACCGTCATCTAGTGATGAAGGGCACAGTGACTCTGAAGACAGCATGAGTGACCTGTACCCCT CATCTTTATTTACCTTAAAAAATTCAGCAGAAGTAAGTATGGAGGATAAtggggatgaggaggaagatgatttaaaaactgatgaagatgaagtaaTGGAGGTAGAAAAGCAGGTGGTGCAGAAACGCAAAAAG GTCCAGAGCGGTGGTTTTCAGAAGAAATTCAGAAATAATCACTGGAAATCAGGGCGTAAGAAACatggaaaagtgaaaaatggaaagtaa
- the ciz1a gene encoding cdkn1a interacting zinc finger protein 1a isoform X1, producing MFNPHIHQQQQQQQQFHQHLRQLQQLFQQQPPPPPPAQPPPGHHVGHHHHQTPRAIPVPPQTAPPPRMVNLCQTTQTTIIAPNPMLQGAILMQQMQGNMRSFGMGGQQFRQFFPAGTRSSLLGPVPMGMAIKSPMMGFPAARPFHPHARYYNNTIPTTVSSSPSPATTDTTARQSDRKRDSEQMASGSTDNQQVASGTNESDDKPETDCTVGGVDGPIQITEEQLEEPAVKKKRTEASDIITISDADGEIPSSECNSNTEESQPDDAAILEGGSESDVVEALEESRADESCLSAPSPSGRLSKDDQQVILTSEETQQGKYASSRLPDNQDEGEEGAAEGTTKFYCYLCSITCHNQLNFRSHMNSISHQQRMMEIQHMSNACLVTLLPRVQESLQAASKDGEKKADLKNWCATCHTHFTSSIVDHRRTEEHKLASRTAISSCTVCKKHFRTSQIFVEHLQSQEHKHKMEKLQEKEGCETLAKLTATDTDGFSLEEEEGSDGEEIDEKQRIYGDPDCSEKQDGWSSLKEVTLKNMSSDEQYEPDTVYGSSFFVPVAGFICRLCNKFYHFESSAIHTHCKSLTHFENLKSYRALLSQKGEAVESSRQSLLASDSLRPLTETTTDWSHENSFSDNTGLVTNVDSLVPINMLSGLETQTENQQQEKESQLALTSQDLTTASPTCTGSTEKDPIIHSTEVETTSQACVAQEGPAELATGSTEETDSEPAAAEDANEGQQQEEREAPVLPGKKSSTGKAKTTPKRRSGRATNRR from the exons ATGTTTAATCCACAcatccatcagcagcagcagcagcagcagcagtttcacCAGCACCTTCGGCAGCTACAACaacttttccagcagcagcctccgcctcctcctcctgctcagccGCCTCCGGGGCACCATGTCGgccatcaccaccaccagaCACCCCG AGCTATTCCTGTGCCTCCCCAGACAGCCCCTCCTCCCAGGATGGTCAATCTGTGCCAGACAACCCAAACTACCATCATCGCCCCCAATCCCATGCTGCAAGGGGCCATACTTATGCAGCAGATGCAGG gtAACATGCGGAGTTTTGGGATGGGTGGGCAACAGTTCCGTCAGTTCTTCCCAGCTGGGACCAGGTCGTCTCTGCTCGGGCCAGTTCCCATGGGCATGGCCATCAAGTCCCCCATGATGGGTTTCCCAGCTGCACGACCCTTTCACCCACATGCCCGCTACTACAACAACACCATCCCCACGACagtctcctcttccccttcacCTGCCACCACA gACACCACAGCTCGCCAGTCAGACAGGAAGCGAGACAGTGAGCAGATGGCATCAGGAAGCACAGATAACCAGCAAGTAGCTAGCGGTACCAATGAATCTGATGACAAGCCTGAAACAG ATTGTACAGTGGGAGGAGTAGATGGACCTATACAGATCACAGAAGAGCAGCTTGAAGAAcctgcagtgaaaaagaaaaggactgaGGC gtcaGATATTATCACCATTTCAGATGCAGATGGGGAGATTCCTTCTTCAGAGTGCAACAGCAACACAGAGGAGAGTCAACCTGATG ATGCTGCCATTCTGGAAGGAGGCTCAGAATCAGATGTTGTTGAGGCGttggaggagagcagagcagatgaG AGCTGCTTGTCTGCTCCATCACCTTCTGGCAGACTGAGCAAGGACGACCAACAGGTTATTTTAACCTCAGAAGAAACACAGCAGGGAAAATATGCCTCCTCACGTTTACCAGATAACCAGGATGAAGGGGAGGAGGGCGCAGCAGAGGGCACCACCAAGTTCTACTGCTACCTCTGCAGTATTACCTGCCACAACCAGCTT AACTTCAGAAGTCATATGAACAGCATTTCCCACCAGCAGCGAATGATGGAGATCCAACACATGAGCAATGCATGTCTGGTCACACTGCTGCCACGAGTCCAGGAGTCTCTACAGGCAGCAAGCAAAGATGG agagaaaaaagcagaCTTAAAGAACTGGTGTGCTACCTGTCACACCCACTTCACCAGTAGTATCGTGGACCACCGGCGCACAGAGGAGCACAAA CTTGCCAGCAGAACAGCCATTTCATCCTGCACAGTGTGCAAAAAACACTTCAGGACCTCTCAGATTTTTGTGGAGCACTTACAGTCCCaggagcacaaacacaaaatggagAAG CTCCAGGAAAAGGAAGGTTGTGAGACCTTGGCCAAGCTGACTGCCACAGACACAGATGGCTTTTCAttagaagaggaggagggaagtgATGGGGAGGAAATAGATGAAAAACAGAGGATTTACGGGGATCCAGACTGCTCAGAGAAACAG GATGGCTGGTCTTCCCTGAAAGAAGTGACTCTAAAGAACATGTCCAGTGATGAGCAGTATGAACCTGACACAGTCTATG GGTCCAGTTTCTTTGTTCCAGTGGCAGGTTTTATCTGCAGACTCTGCAACAAGTTTTACCACTTTGAATCATCTGCCATACATACCCACTGCAAATCACTGACGCACTTCGAGAACCTCAAg AGCTACAGAGCATTACTCAGTCAAAAGGGTGAAGCTGTTGAATCTTCTAGACAGTCTCTTCTAGCTTCAGACAGCCTCAGACCTCTAACAGAAACTACAACAGACTGGTCCCATGAAAATTCCTTCTCTGACAATACTGGTTTAGTGACAAACGTTGACTCCTTGGTGCCCATCAATATGCTAAGCGGactggaaacacagacagaaaaccagCAACAAGAGAAAGAATCACAACTTGCTCTGACCTCACAAGACCTTACCACTGCTTCACCAACCTGCACTGGCAGCACAGAAAAAGACCCCATCATTCACAGCACAGAGGTAGAAACCACAAGCCAGGCATGTGTGGCTCAGGAAGGTCCTGCTGAGCTGGCTACTGGCAGCACTGAGGAGACAGACTCCgaaccagctgctgctgaggatgCTAATGaaggacagcagcaggaggagagagaggctcCTGTTCTCCCAGGGAAAAAGAGCAGCACAGGAAAGGCAAAGACCACACCCAAACGCAGGTCAGGGAGGGCCACAAACAGGCGCTGA
- the bbln gene encoding bublin coiled-coil protein: MSGPNGDPNISIDDGIVTDEDEFGEEEYAAINSMLDQINSYLDDLEERNDALNGKLHELMESNRQARLEFRAQLIGSQNQEEQQQQHPSDGDSSPSKEDLSEDSGSSHMTAKSE; the protein is encoded by the exons ATGTCGGGACCAAACGGAGATCCAAATATCTCCATAGATGATGGTATTGTAACCGACGAAGATGAATTTGGAGAAGAAG AATATGCTGCCATCAACTCCATGCTAGATCAGATCAATTCTTATCTTGATGATCTGGAGGAACGCAATGATGCACTCAATGGCAAACTACATGAACTTATGGAGTCCAACCGGCAAGCTCGTTTGGAGTTCAGGGCCCAACTGATCGGTTCCCAAAaccaggaggagcagcagcagcagcatccttcaGACGGAGACTCTTCCCCCAGTAAGGAGGACCTCAGCGAGGACAGTGGGAGCTCACATATGACTGCCAAGAGCGAGTAG
- the ciz1a gene encoding cdkn1a interacting zinc finger protein 1a isoform X2: MFNPHIHQQQQQQQQFHQHLRQLQQLFQQQPPPPPPAQPPPGHHVGHHHHQTPRAIPVPPQTAPPPRMVNLCQTTQTTIIAPNPMLQGAILMQQMQGNMRSFGMGGQQFRQFFPAGTRSSLLGPVPMGMAIKSPMMGFPAARPFHPHARYYNNTIPTTVSSSPSPATTDTTARQSDRKRDSEQMASGSTDNQQVASGTNESDDKPETDCTVGGVDGPIQITEEQLEEPAVKKKRTEASDIITISDADGEIPSSECNSNTEESQPDDAAILEGGSESDVVEALEESRADESCLSAPSPSGRLSKDDQQVILTSEETQQGKYASSRLPDNQDEGEEGAAEGTTKFYCYLCSITCHNQLNFRSHMNSISHQQRMMEIQHMSNACLVTLLPRVQESLQAASKDGEKKADLKNWCATCHTHFTSSIVDHRRTEEHKLASRTAISSCTVCKKHFRTSQIFVEHLQSQEHKHKMEKLQEKEGCETLAKLTATDTDGFSLEEEEGSDGEEIDEKQRIYGDPDCSEKQDGWSSLKEVTLKNMSSDEQYEPDTVYGSSFFVPVAGFICRLCNKFYHFESSAIHTHCKSLTHFENLKSYRALLSQKGEAVESSRQSLLASDSLRPLTETTTDWSHENSFSDNTGLVTNVDSLVPINMLSGLETQTENQQQEKESQLALTSQDLTTASPTCTGSTEKDPIIHSTEVETTSQACVAQEGPAELATGSTEETDSEPAAAEDANEGQQQEEREAPVLPGKKSSTGKAKTTPKRRYIII; the protein is encoded by the exons ATGTTTAATCCACAcatccatcagcagcagcagcagcagcagcagtttcacCAGCACCTTCGGCAGCTACAACaacttttccagcagcagcctccgcctcctcctcctgctcagccGCCTCCGGGGCACCATGTCGgccatcaccaccaccagaCACCCCG AGCTATTCCTGTGCCTCCCCAGACAGCCCCTCCTCCCAGGATGGTCAATCTGTGCCAGACAACCCAAACTACCATCATCGCCCCCAATCCCATGCTGCAAGGGGCCATACTTATGCAGCAGATGCAGG gtAACATGCGGAGTTTTGGGATGGGTGGGCAACAGTTCCGTCAGTTCTTCCCAGCTGGGACCAGGTCGTCTCTGCTCGGGCCAGTTCCCATGGGCATGGCCATCAAGTCCCCCATGATGGGTTTCCCAGCTGCACGACCCTTTCACCCACATGCCCGCTACTACAACAACACCATCCCCACGACagtctcctcttccccttcacCTGCCACCACA gACACCACAGCTCGCCAGTCAGACAGGAAGCGAGACAGTGAGCAGATGGCATCAGGAAGCACAGATAACCAGCAAGTAGCTAGCGGTACCAATGAATCTGATGACAAGCCTGAAACAG ATTGTACAGTGGGAGGAGTAGATGGACCTATACAGATCACAGAAGAGCAGCTTGAAGAAcctgcagtgaaaaagaaaaggactgaGGC gtcaGATATTATCACCATTTCAGATGCAGATGGGGAGATTCCTTCTTCAGAGTGCAACAGCAACACAGAGGAGAGTCAACCTGATG ATGCTGCCATTCTGGAAGGAGGCTCAGAATCAGATGTTGTTGAGGCGttggaggagagcagagcagatgaG AGCTGCTTGTCTGCTCCATCACCTTCTGGCAGACTGAGCAAGGACGACCAACAGGTTATTTTAACCTCAGAAGAAACACAGCAGGGAAAATATGCCTCCTCACGTTTACCAGATAACCAGGATGAAGGGGAGGAGGGCGCAGCAGAGGGCACCACCAAGTTCTACTGCTACCTCTGCAGTATTACCTGCCACAACCAGCTT AACTTCAGAAGTCATATGAACAGCATTTCCCACCAGCAGCGAATGATGGAGATCCAACACATGAGCAATGCATGTCTGGTCACACTGCTGCCACGAGTCCAGGAGTCTCTACAGGCAGCAAGCAAAGATGG agagaaaaaagcagaCTTAAAGAACTGGTGTGCTACCTGTCACACCCACTTCACCAGTAGTATCGTGGACCACCGGCGCACAGAGGAGCACAAA CTTGCCAGCAGAACAGCCATTTCATCCTGCACAGTGTGCAAAAAACACTTCAGGACCTCTCAGATTTTTGTGGAGCACTTACAGTCCCaggagcacaaacacaaaatggagAAG CTCCAGGAAAAGGAAGGTTGTGAGACCTTGGCCAAGCTGACTGCCACAGACACAGATGGCTTTTCAttagaagaggaggagggaagtgATGGGGAGGAAATAGATGAAAAACAGAGGATTTACGGGGATCCAGACTGCTCAGAGAAACAG GATGGCTGGTCTTCCCTGAAAGAAGTGACTCTAAAGAACATGTCCAGTGATGAGCAGTATGAACCTGACACAGTCTATG GGTCCAGTTTCTTTGTTCCAGTGGCAGGTTTTATCTGCAGACTCTGCAACAAGTTTTACCACTTTGAATCATCTGCCATACATACCCACTGCAAATCACTGACGCACTTCGAGAACCTCAAg AGCTACAGAGCATTACTCAGTCAAAAGGGTGAAGCTGTTGAATCTTCTAGACAGTCTCTTCTAGCTTCAGACAGCCTCAGACCTCTAACAGAAACTACAACAGACTGGTCCCATGAAAATTCCTTCTCTGACAATACTGGTTTAGTGACAAACGTTGACTCCTTGGTGCCCATCAATATGCTAAGCGGactggaaacacagacagaaaaccagCAACAAGAGAAAGAATCACAACTTGCTCTGACCTCACAAGACCTTACCACTGCTTCACCAACCTGCACTGGCAGCACAGAAAAAGACCCCATCATTCACAGCACAGAGGTAGAAACCACAAGCCAGGCATGTGTGGCTCAGGAAGGTCCTGCTGAGCTGGCTACTGGCAGCACTGAGGAGACAGACTCCgaaccagctgctgctgaggatgCTAATGaaggacagcagcaggaggagagagaggctcCTGTTCTCCCAGGGAAAAAGAGCAGCACAGGAAAGGCAAAGACCACACCCAAACGCAG GTACATAATCATATGA